The Antarcticibacterium flavum genome contains the following window.
TAACCGTGCTGTTCATTCTCACCACATCAACGGGCATGTCCATATTCCTGACTATCCTGGCATTAAGCAGTTCATTTCTCAATTTTTCTACAGAAAGTTTATAGGTTTGATCCTTGTATTCCTGGGATAATCCAATAAACCTTCTAAGCAATTCATGCTCTTTTTCTTCAATTACTACTACGCCGTATTTCATAATAAAATCTTTTACTAATTTGTTAATTCTGCTTTCATAAATCCCGAATGAAAACCGGAGATCTTCAGGCAGTAATAATTTAGCTGCCCATCAAAGTTTCCTTCATGGAACAAAGTAGTTTACGCTTAATATTGTTGTGGAAACTTCTTTGGGCAGCAGTTAATTATCTATGGGAAAATTCCTCGCTGTACATAAGCTGTTTCAATTCTTGAAATGGCTATGATATAGGCCGCGGTTCTCCAGTCTGTATCCCTTTCTCTCACTTCTCTTTCTACTTTTTTGAAGGCTTCAAAAAGTTTTTTCTCCAGCTTGGCCATCACTTCCTCTAGTTGCCATAACTCTCCATTTCTGTTTTGCAGCCATTCAAAATAACTTCCTATCACCCCACCGCTGTTACAAAGTATATCGGGGATTATAGTAATACCTTTTTCCAACAGGATCCTTTCTCCCTCATTATCTGTAGGCCCGTTGGCACCCTCAGCAACTATCTTTGCTTTTATTTTAAAGGCGTTTTCTGCAGTGATTTGATTTCCTAAAGCTGCAGGAACAAAAATGTCGCAATCCAGTCCAAAGAACTCTTCAGGATCAATTTCCTTTGCTCCTGTAAAGCCCTCGATAGAACCTTTTCTTGGGCTGGAATGAACGAACAGATCATCTACAGAGATTCCTTCTTCATTATACAAAGTAGCATGTGCATCCTGCACAGCAAGTAATATGGCACCGTCTTCTACAAGGAATTTAGAGGTCCAGTAACCTACATTGCCAAATCCCTGCACGATAAAGGTTTGTTTGTTTAAACTTTTTCCGCGACTTTCATATAGGAATTTGATCGTGAGATATACCCCATATCCTGTAGCTCTGTCCCTTCCTTCAAGTCCACCCGAACCTACCGGCTTACCGGTTACTACATGCTGATTCTGCGACCGTTCAGATGTTGATTTGGTGGACATGTAAGTATCTGCTATCCACGCCATCGTTTGAGAATTGGTATTCACATCTGGCGCAGGAATGTCATGTTCCGGCCCAATATTTTCACCAAGAGCATAGGTGAACCTCCGGGTGATACGTTCCAGTTCAGATAGCGAATAATTCCTGGGATCCAGTTGAATTCCGCCTTTAGCTCCCCCGTAAGGCAGCCCGGCAAGAGAAGCTTTCCAGGACATCCACATAGCCAAAGCCTTTGCATCCTCCACGTCTACAGATGGATGATATCTTAGCCCTCCTTTATAAGGCCCCAGGGCATTGTTATGCTGCACACGATATCCTGTGAAAACCTCCACCTCGCCATTGTCCATTTTTACGGGGAAATGTACAATGATCTCATTATTTGTAATTCCAAGGATCTTCCTGATATTGGGATTGAGATTAATGATATTGGCTGTGGCATTAAATTGCTGCATCACCGTTTCATACATTCCTTGTTTTTTCTTTTCTACTAAAGTTGTCATAATTTCTTATTGATAATGTTCACAGTAAATTTTCTTATTTTCCAGCCATACGCAATGCGACTTGTTTTCGCAGGTAATGCATGTTCCTTCCGCTACTGTTTCTTTCTTCGGTACAGGATACAATGTTGGTGCCACCCCCGGGAAGGATTGCGCACGAGAACGTCCTTTATCATAATGTTTTAATTAAGTTTAAAACCCACATTTGCAGGTGATATCATTTAGACAAACTGTGTGCCCTGTGAATTGAAAAAACCGGCTTGTAGCCATAAGATATTGTCATACAGGTAGTTGAGGATGATTTTATTTTCTTCTATGGAAAAGAGGCGGGGAGGAATTACCCGGTAAAGAAAAAACTACCCGGTTGGGACAGGGAATATTATTTAAGTTTTTGACGCAGGGTTTTCCTGTCGATCTGAAGGATCTCAGCAGCTTTTGTTTTGTTATGATCTACGGCTGCAAGGACCTTTTGAATATGGGATTTTTCAAAATCTTTCAGGGATTGCTCCAGAATATTTTCTTTGGGAGCTGGATATTTTAAATATTCGGGAAGGTCTTTTACAGTAATGCTATCTTCGCTCATGATTATCATACGCTGTATAATATTCTCCAGTTCCCGTACGTTTCCCGGCCAGGAATGTCGCATAAGGATCTCCAGGGCCTTGCCGTCTATCTTCATTTCGGGTTTGTTGTATTCCCGGGAGTATTTTTTAAGCAGGTTGGCAGCAATAGGAATGATATCTTTTTTTCTGTCCCTCAATGGAGGGACTTCAATGTTAACGACGTTAAGCCTGTAGAAAAGATCTTCCCGAAAAGTTCCCTTTCCTACCATTTCGTATAAATTGGCGTTGGTTGCGGCGATTATCCTTAGGTTTAACTTTTGTGAAGTTTGAGAGCCAATCCTGCGCACTTCTTTTTCCTGTAATACCCGTAACAACCTTGTTTGAACAGTCGCGGGAGCTGTTCCTATTTCATCAAGAAATATAGTGCCCCTGTTGGCGGCCTGGAAAAATCCGTCCCGGGTTTCGTTTGCACCTGTGAATGCACCTTTCACATACCCAAACAATTCTGCTTCCAGTAAGTTTTCGGGGATAGCTCCACAGTTTACTGCGATAAAAGGATTACCTGCAAAGCTTCCCTTGTAATGGATTGCCCTGGCAACAAGCTCCTTTCCCGTACCGCTTTCTCCCTGTATCAATACAGTTGCCCTGTTGTTCCTTACCCTTTCAATCACATCTATAAGTTGTGCAATTTCCTTCGATTGTCCTACAATGCCGGCATAGACAATACTGTTGGATTCTACTGCACTTTCCTTTGGATGAATTTTAATTTCCCTGTTTTCCAGTGATCTGTCCACGGCCTTTTTTAACTCGGCAGTAGTGAATGGTTTTACAAGATAATCCAGGGCTCCAGACTTAACAGCGTCTATTGCCCCGCCTACAGAAGGAAACCCCGTAATTACCAGTTTCGGGATGTGGGGGAAATGTTCCTCTACATACTTTATCAATTCTATCCCGTTAATTCCCGGCATTTGAAGATCTGTGATCAAAAGGTCTATGGGAGAATACTTCAGGATATTCATTGCTTCAATAACAGATGATGCCTTATAGGTATGAAAATTCCAGCTTTTGAGGTTGCGTTGCAGTACCTCGAGCATATCAAAATTGTCATCTACTATTAGAATATTTTCCTTTTTAAGTGGCATACTTAGTTTGTTAAGGGTAATTGGATTTGGAATATTGTGCCTCCCGATTCCCTATTAATGGCTTTGATATTTCCTTTGTGACTTTTAATGATCCCATGGACCACACTTAACCCTAAACCGGAACCTTCACCCAGGGGTTTGGTGGTGAAAAAGGGTTCAAATATCCTGGATCTTAGACCCTCCGGAATCCCGGGACCTTCGTCACTTATTTCG
Protein-coding sequences here:
- a CDS encoding Glu/Leu/Phe/Val family dehydrogenase — translated: MTTLVEKKKQGMYETVMQQFNATANIINLNPNIRKILGITNNEIIVHFPVKMDNGEVEVFTGYRVQHNNALGPYKGGLRYHPSVDVEDAKALAMWMSWKASLAGLPYGGAKGGIQLDPRNYSLSELERITRRFTYALGENIGPEHDIPAPDVNTNSQTMAWIADTYMSTKSTSERSQNQHVVTGKPVGSGGLEGRDRATGYGVYLTIKFLYESRGKSLNKQTFIVQGFGNVGYWTSKFLVEDGAILLAVQDAHATLYNEEGISVDDLFVHSSPRKGSIEGFTGAKEIDPEEFFGLDCDIFVPAALGNQITAENAFKIKAKIVAEGANGPTDNEGERILLEKGITIIPDILCNSGGVIGSYFEWLQNRNGELWQLEEVMAKLEKKLFEAFKKVEREVRERDTDWRTAAYIIAISRIETAYVQRGIFP
- a CDS encoding sigma-54-dependent transcriptional regulator, with product MPLKKENILIVDDNFDMLEVLQRNLKSWNFHTYKASSVIEAMNILKYSPIDLLITDLQMPGINGIELIKYVEEHFPHIPKLVITGFPSVGGAIDAVKSGALDYLVKPFTTAELKKAVDRSLENREIKIHPKESAVESNSIVYAGIVGQSKEIAQLIDVIERVRNNRATVLIQGESGTGKELVARAIHYKGSFAGNPFIAVNCGAIPENLLEAELFGYVKGAFTGANETRDGFFQAANRGTIFLDEIGTAPATVQTRLLRVLQEKEVRRIGSQTSQKLNLRIIAATNANLYEMVGKGTFREDLFYRLNVVNIEVPPLRDRKKDIIPIAANLLKKYSREYNKPEMKIDGKALEILMRHSWPGNVRELENIIQRMIIMSEDSITVKDLPEYLKYPAPKENILEQSLKDFEKSHIQKVLAAVDHNKTKAAEILQIDRKTLRQKLK